One Rhipicephalus microplus isolate Deutch F79 chromosome 4, USDA_Rmic, whole genome shotgun sequence genomic window carries:
- the or gene encoding AP-3 complex subunit sigma-2 or translates to MIKAILVFNNHGKPRLSKFYQYYPEESQQQIIRETFQLVSKRDDNVCNFLEGGTLIGGSDYKIIYRHYATLYFVFCVDSSESELGILDLIQVFVETLDKCFENVCELDLIFHVDKVHYILNELVMGGMVLETSMTEIITRIEEQNKIEKQEAGLSAAPARAVSAVKNMNLPQQIKDIKLPDLPSIGNLKF, encoded by the exons ATGATAAAAGCCATCTTAGTCTTCAATAACCATGGAAAGCCGAGGCTTTCGAAGTTTTACCAGTATTAC CCTGAAGAATCGCAGCAGCAGATCATTCGAGAAACATTCCAGTTAGTCTCTAAAAGAGACGACAATGTGTGCAACTTCTTGGAGGGTGGAAC GCTCATAGGAGGGTCTGATTACAAGATTATTTACAGACATTATGCAACCCTGTATTTTGTGTTCTGTGTGGACTCGTCGGAAAGTGAGCTTGGTATCTTAGACCTGATTCAG GTGTTTGTTGAAACACTGGACAAGTGCTTTGAGAATGTGTGTGAATTGGACCTGATATTTCACGTGGACAAG GTTCACTACATTCTCAACGAGCTTGTCATGGGGGGCATGGTTCTGGAAACGAGCATGACTGAGATCATCACACGGATTGAAGAGCAGAATAAGATTGAGAAGCAGGAG GCTGGCCTCTCGGCAGCACCTGCAAGAGCTGTGTCAGCCGTGAAAAACATGAACCTACCCCAGCAGATCAAGGACATCAAGCTACCTGACCTGCCGTCCATTGGAAATCTCAAGTTCTAG